From Methylopila sp. M107, a single genomic window includes:
- the pheS gene encoding phenylalanine--tRNA ligase subunit alpha, producing MTDLSSLQSLEAEVLAAVAGAGDEPSLEAVRVAALGKKGSVSEKMKTLGSMDPETRKTFGPALNALRDRVSSALAERKSALADAALEVRLASEKLDVSLPVRESGLETGRIHPVSQATEELVAIFSAMGFSVAEGPDIETDELNFTKLNFPVGHPAREMHDTFFLPAKEDGSRLLLRTHTSPVQIRAMEAQKPPIRVIAPGRTYRFDMDQTHTPMFHQLEGLVIDRQANMSHLKWVLQEFLKTFFEVPSVELRFRPSFFPFTEPSMEVDVRCRKLPNEIRIGEGDDWLEILGCGMVHPNVLRNVGLDPDAWQGFAWGLGIDRVAMLKYGMPDLRDLFSADARWLAHYGFRPLDFPTLAGGLSS from the coding sequence ATGACCGACCTCTCCTCTCTTCAATCCCTCGAAGCCGAAGTGCTCGCCGCCGTCGCGGGCGCGGGCGACGAGCCGTCGCTCGAAGCCGTGCGCGTGGCGGCGCTCGGCAAGAAGGGCTCCGTCTCCGAGAAGATGAAGACGCTCGGGTCGATGGACCCGGAGACGCGCAAGACCTTCGGCCCGGCGCTCAACGCGCTGCGCGACCGGGTTTCTTCGGCCCTCGCCGAACGCAAGTCCGCGCTCGCCGACGCGGCGCTGGAGGTCCGACTCGCCTCGGAAAAACTCGACGTCTCGCTGCCGGTGCGCGAAAGCGGGCTCGAGACCGGCCGCATCCACCCGGTGAGCCAGGCCACGGAAGAGCTCGTGGCGATCTTCTCCGCCATGGGGTTTTCGGTCGCCGAAGGCCCGGACATCGAGACCGACGAGCTCAACTTCACCAAGCTCAACTTCCCCGTCGGCCATCCGGCGCGCGAGATGCACGACACCTTCTTCCTCCCCGCCAAGGAGGACGGCTCGCGCCTTCTGCTCCGCACGCATACGAGTCCCGTGCAGATCCGTGCGATGGAGGCCCAAAAACCGCCGATCCGCGTGATCGCGCCCGGCCGCACCTACCGCTTCGACATGGACCAGACGCACACGCCGATGTTCCACCAGCTCGAAGGCCTGGTGATCGACCGGCAGGCCAATATGAGCCACCTCAAATGGGTGCTGCAGGAATTCCTGAAGACCTTCTTCGAGGTGCCGTCCGTCGAGCTGCGCTTCCGGCCGTCCTTCTTCCCCTTCACCGAGCCGTCCATGGAAGTGGACGTCCGCTGCCGCAAGCTGCCGAACGAGATCCGCATCGGCGAGGGCGACGACTGGCTGGAGATTCTCGGCTGCGGGATGGTGCATCCGAACGTTCTGCGGAACGTCGGCCTCGATCCGGACGCCTGGCAGGGGTTCGCGTGGGGGCTCGGCATCGACCGGGTCGCCATGCTGAAATACGGCATGCCGGACCTGCGCGACCTGTTCTCCGCCGACGCCCGCTGGCTCGCGCATTACGGCTTCCGCCCGCTCGACTTCCCGACGCTCGCGGGGGGGCTGTCGAGCTGA
- the rplT gene encoding 50S ribosomal protein L20, with product MARVKRGVTSHAKHKKTLDAAKGFYGRRKNTIRAAKAAVDRSMQYAYRDRKNKKRTFRALWIQRINAAVREHGLTYSRFIDGLARAGIEVDRKVLSELAIAEPAAFGALAAKAKEALPA from the coding sequence ATGGCTCGCGTGAAACGGGGCGTTACGTCCCACGCCAAGCACAAGAAGACCCTCGACGCGGCGAAAGGCTTTTATGGCCGCCGCAAGAACACGATCCGCGCCGCCAAGGCCGCCGTCGATCGTTCGATGCAGTACGCCTACCGCGACCGCAAGAACAAGAAGCGGACGTTCCGGGCGCTCTGGATCCAGCGCATCAACGCCGCTGTGCGCGAGCACGGCCTGACCTATTCGCGCTTCATCGACGGCCTGGCCCGCGCCGGCATCGAGGTCGACCGCAAGGTCCTCTCCGAGCTCGCGATCGCCGAACCGGCAGCCTTCGGCGCGCTCGCCGCCAAGGCCAAGGAAGCGCTTCCGGCGTAA
- the rpmI gene encoding 50S ribosomal protein L35, with product MPKIKSKSAAKKRFRFTATGKVISAQAGKRHGMIKRTNKQIRNQRGTTILTPQDARIIRTFLPYG from the coding sequence ATGCCCAAGATCAAGTCCAAGTCGGCGGCGAAGAAGCGCTTCCGCTTCACCGCGACCGGCAAGGTCATCTCCGCCCAGGCGGGCAAGCGCCACGGGATGATCAAGCGCACCAACAAGCAGATCCGCAACCAGCGCGGCACGACCATCCTGACCCCGCAGGACGCGCGGATCATCAGGACGTTCCTGCCCTACGGCTGA
- a CDS encoding TOBE domain-containing protein: MKISARNQFKGKVVEVTLGATTSHVKIDIGGQIVTASITNAAVEELGLEVGKPAIAVVKASDVLVAVE, from the coding sequence ATGAAGATTTCCGCGCGCAACCAGTTCAAGGGCAAGGTCGTCGAGGTCACCCTCGGGGCGACCACGTCCCATGTGAAGATCGACATCGGCGGGCAGATCGTCACCGCCTCGATCACAAATGCGGCCGTCGAGGAGCTCGGCCTCGAGGTCGGCAAACCGGCGATCGCGGTGGTCAAGGCGTCCGACGTGCTGGTCGCGGTCGAATAA
- a CDS encoding TSUP family transporter: MSLSPEILLLFALAGLIAGAVDAIAGGGGLITIPVLLLGGLDPVSAIATNKLQGAAGLMVSTTRFARAGMLDLRARESWLYAGSAFAGAVAGAALVAFAPVEAMRAALPFLILGVALYFAFGPQMSDVDAKARLKPAAFALGVALPIGVYDGLFGPGAGSFYMVALVALTGLGAVKAVARTKLMNLASNLSGLLFFIAAGHVVWAAGLAMAAGTMLGAQIGAALALKHGVKLVKPLLIVVSLALALRLMLDASHPVGAALRALFA, encoded by the coding sequence GTGTCGCTTTCCCCCGAAATCCTTCTGCTGTTCGCGCTCGCGGGGCTCATCGCCGGCGCGGTCGACGCCATCGCGGGCGGCGGCGGGCTGATCACGATTCCGGTTCTCCTGCTTGGCGGGCTCGATCCGGTCTCGGCGATCGCGACCAACAAGCTGCAGGGCGCAGCTGGCCTTATGGTGTCCACCACGCGGTTCGCGCGCGCCGGGATGCTGGACCTGCGCGCCAGGGAAAGCTGGCTCTACGCCGGCTCGGCGTTCGCGGGCGCCGTGGCGGGGGCGGCGCTGGTGGCCTTCGCGCCGGTCGAGGCGATGCGCGCCGCGCTGCCGTTCCTCATCCTCGGCGTGGCTCTCTATTTCGCGTTCGGGCCGCAGATGTCGGACGTCGACGCCAAGGCGCGGCTGAAGCCCGCCGCCTTCGCGCTCGGCGTCGCGCTGCCGATCGGCGTCTATGACGGGCTGTTCGGGCCCGGCGCCGGCTCGTTCTACATGGTGGCGCTGGTGGCGCTCACGGGCCTCGGCGCCGTCAAGGCGGTGGCGCGCACCAAGCTGATGAACCTCGCGTCCAATCTCTCCGGCCTGCTGTTCTTCATCGCGGCCGGCCACGTCGTCTGGGCGGCAGGCCTCGCAATGGCGGCAGGCACCATGCTCGGCGCGCAGATCGGGGCGGCGCTCGCGTTGAAGCACGGCGTCAAGCTCGTGAAGCCGCTCTTGATCGTGGTTTCGCTTGCGCTTGCGCTTCGCCTCATGCTCGATGCCTCCCATCCGGTCGGGGCGGCACTGCGCGCGCTGTTCGCCTGA
- the def gene encoding peptide deformylase, which yields MAAAPLVYLPDPKLRLVSAPVSASDAEVKALVKTMFDTMYDASGIGLAAIQIGVEKRVVTIDLAGKDEEPQPLVLINPEIVSASEEFSVYDEGCLSIPDYYEEVERPAEVTVRYLDETGATQELATSGLLAVCVQHEIDHLNGVLFIDHISRLKRERVVKKFEKARAVGELPSFPRRDKKDRGAPEPVPS from the coding sequence ATGGCCGCGGCGCCGCTCGTCTATCTGCCCGACCCGAAACTCCGCCTCGTCAGCGCGCCCGTCTCCGCGTCCGACGCCGAGGTCAAGGCGCTGGTGAAGACCATGTTCGACACGATGTACGACGCGTCGGGCATCGGCCTCGCGGCGATCCAGATCGGCGTCGAGAAGCGCGTCGTCACGATCGACCTCGCAGGGAAAGACGAGGAGCCGCAGCCGCTGGTGCTGATCAATCCGGAGATCGTCTCGGCGTCGGAGGAGTTCTCCGTCTATGACGAGGGCTGCCTGTCGATCCCGGACTATTACGAGGAGGTCGAGCGGCCGGCCGAGGTGACGGTTCGCTATCTCGACGAAACCGGGGCGACCCAGGAGCTCGCGACGAGCGGACTGCTCGCGGTCTGCGTCCAGCACGAGATCGACCATCTGAACGGCGTGCTGTTCATCGACCACATCTCGCGGCTGAAGCGGGAGCGGGTGGTGAAGAAGTTCGAGAAGGCCCGCGCCGTCGGCGAGCTGCCGAGCTTCCCGCGGCGGGACAAGAAGGATCGCGGCGCGCCCGAGCCCGTCCCGAGCTGA
- the rmuC gene encoding DNA recombination protein RmuC: MTKDILFQISGYAVTPVEAAVALGCAGVAALLLVLLTLMGSGAARRREAREAAFRAEEAEERLQNLERLQAEATGRLQAFASTLGQRQSDLARGVSERLDAVGTRIGDGLSAGGQATADQLKKLEARLAVIDAAGASIGALAGQVTDLRAILANKPARGAFGQGRMEAILKDALPPSAVTFQAQLSSGVRPDALIRLPGDPRPLAVDAKFPLEGFERLRLAENSEATKAAEAKVRTDVGRHVSDVAQKYLVAGETQDVALLFVPSEQIHAELAEKFDDVVARAHRLRVLIVSPSLMMLAVQIVQGLTRDAAMREQGQLIQTEVGRLLDDVRRVGERVEKLKSHFGQVVGDLDQIAISTEKVTRRGMRLEQMELGEAASLPATIAREAAE, translated from the coding sequence ATGACCAAAGACATCCTTTTCCAGATCAGCGGATACGCCGTCACGCCTGTCGAGGCCGCCGTCGCGCTCGGCTGCGCAGGCGTCGCGGCGCTGCTGCTCGTGCTGCTGACGCTGATGGGCTCCGGCGCCGCGCGGCGTCGCGAAGCGCGCGAGGCCGCGTTCCGGGCCGAGGAGGCCGAGGAGCGGCTGCAGAACCTCGAACGGCTTCAGGCCGAGGCGACGGGGCGGCTGCAGGCCTTCGCGTCGACGCTCGGCCAGCGCCAGTCCGACCTCGCGCGCGGCGTCTCCGAGCGGCTCGACGCGGTCGGGACGCGGATCGGCGACGGCCTTTCGGCCGGCGGGCAGGCGACCGCGGACCAGCTGAAGAAGCTCGAGGCGCGGCTTGCGGTGATCGACGCGGCGGGCGCGAGCATCGGGGCGCTCGCCGGTCAGGTCACGGATCTCAGGGCGATTCTCGCCAACAAGCCCGCGCGCGGCGCCTTCGGTCAGGGCCGGATGGAGGCGATCCTGAAGGACGCGCTGCCGCCGTCGGCCGTTACGTTCCAGGCGCAGCTGTCGTCCGGCGTCCGGCCCGACGCGCTGATCCGCCTGCCGGGCGACCCACGCCCGCTCGCGGTCGACGCCAAGTTCCCGCTCGAAGGTTTCGAGCGCCTGCGGCTCGCCGAGAATTCCGAGGCCACGAAGGCCGCGGAAGCGAAGGTGCGGACTGACGTCGGCCGCCACGTCTCGGACGTCGCGCAAAAGTATCTGGTGGCGGGCGAGACACAGGACGTCGCTCTGCTGTTCGTGCCGTCCGAGCAGATCCACGCCGAGCTCGCGGAAAAATTCGACGACGTGGTGGCCCGCGCCCATCGCTTGCGGGTGCTGATCGTCTCGCCGTCGCTGATGATGCTCGCCGTCCAGATCGTGCAGGGCCTCACCCGCGACGCCGCGATGCGCGAGCAGGGCCAGCTGATCCAGACCGAGGTCGGCCGCCTGCTCGACGACGTCCGCCGGGTCGGCGAGCGGGTGGAGAAGCTGAAGAGCCACTTCGGTCAGGTCGTCGGCGACCTCGACCAGATCGCTATCTCGACCGAGAAGGTCACGCGTCGCGGCATGCGGCTGGAGCAGATGGAGCTCGGGGAGGCGGCGTCGCTTCCGGCGACGATCGCGAGGGAAGCGGCGGAGTAG
- a CDS encoding orotate phosphoribosyltransferase yields the protein MTDPASMPSRDAIGRRVARMMLEVGAIHVRPEEPFIFTSGWASPVYTDCRKLISYPRLRRQLMDDAASTILREVGYESLDAVAGGETAGIPFAAWIADRLMLPMLYVRKKPKGFGRNARIEGAVTEGHRTMLIEDLATDGGSKVAFCEALREAGQTVEHAFVVFHYGIFPESRATMERIGVKLTELATFWDVLAVMKEDGKVDPGKLADVEAFLTKPAEWSAAHGGKSSFGAS from the coding sequence ATGACCGACCCCGCATCCATGCCTTCCCGCGACGCCATCGGCCGGCGGGTCGCCCGCATGATGCTCGAGGTCGGGGCGATCCATGTGCGGCCCGAAGAGCCGTTCATCTTCACCTCCGGCTGGGCGAGCCCGGTCTACACCGACTGCCGCAAGCTGATCTCCTATCCGCGCCTGCGCCGCCAGCTGATGGACGACGCGGCGTCCACCATCCTGCGCGAGGTCGGCTATGAGAGCCTCGACGCGGTCGCGGGCGGCGAGACCGCGGGCATTCCCTTCGCGGCCTGGATCGCCGACCGGCTGATGTTGCCGATGCTCTATGTCCGCAAGAAGCCGAAGGGCTTCGGCCGCAACGCCCGGATCGAGGGCGCCGTGACCGAAGGCCACCGCACGATGCTGATCGAGGATCTTGCGACCGACGGCGGCTCCAAGGTCGCGTTCTGCGAGGCGCTGCGCGAGGCGGGGCAAACCGTCGAACACGCCTTTGTGGTGTTCCACTACGGCATCTTCCCCGAAAGCCGCGCCACGATGGAGCGGATCGGCGTCAAGCTCACCGAGCTCGCGACCTTCTGGGACGTGCTCGCGGTGATGAAGGAGGACGGCAAGGTCGACCCCGGCAAGCTCGCCGACGTCGAGGCGTTCTTGACGAAGCCGGCGGAATGGTCGGCGGCCCATGGCGGCAAATCGAGCTTCGGGGCTTCATAA